A stretch of the Rhizobium sullae genome encodes the following:
- a CDS encoding winged helix-turn-helix transcriptional regulator gives MSSDNSDPTSPLVPVPPLATCTPTLLGFTCGLDATLRVIAGKWKPLILYFVAQGGPTRYGALRRAVRDVSDKMLIQQLKELEADGLVKRTDYKEIPPRVDYSLTPMGRSLAEALVPLCSWGTENMAEVTRLFAERDALNSRRTEPTRQSARIE, from the coding sequence AGACCCGACCTCACCGCTGGTGCCGGTTCCACCGCTGGCAACTTGTACCCCCACCCTACTTGGCTTCACCTGCGGTCTCGACGCGACTTTGCGGGTCATCGCCGGCAAGTGGAAACCGCTGATCCTGTATTTCGTTGCCCAAGGCGGCCCGACCCGATACGGCGCGCTGCGGCGAGCCGTGCGCGATGTCAGTGATAAGATGCTGATCCAGCAGCTCAAGGAGTTGGAGGCCGACGGTCTTGTGAAGCGGACCGACTACAAAGAGATCCCACCGCGGGTAGACTACAGCCTCACTCCGATGGGCCGTAGCTTGGCCGAAGCCCTCGTACCCCTCTGCTCTTGGGGCACAGAAAACATGGCCGAAGTCACTCGCCTATTCGCCGAGCGCGACGCCTTGAACAGCCGAAGGACGGAGCCCACGCGGCAATCGGCGCGAATTGAGTAG
- the hydA gene encoding dihydropyrimidinase, giving the protein MSDYDLIIQNGTVATAADVFQADIGIKDGKIVQIGQSLSGAARAIDASGKYVLPGGIDSHVHISQPSGEGIEMADDFESGTLSAVFGGNTTIMPFCLQEKGKSLREVLAAYHALAEGQCYTDVSFHLIISDPSDAVLGQELPALVADGYPSLKVFMTYENLRLDDAQILKTLDVARRTGATVMVHCENEDAIRFLIEKHELAGDVAPRAHASTRPVAVEREATHRALTLAEIVDVPIVIVHVSNGEAMEEIARARTRGVKVVGETCPQYLTLTAKDLDGMDWEGAKLVCSPPPRDEEAQKECWRGIETGAFELFSSDHCPFRYDDQHGKLNPKGRTNFRHIPNGIPGVETRLPILFSQGFMTGRIDLPRFVALTSTNHAKTYGLYPQKGTIAVGADADIAIWDPAIERTIRHADLHDGADYSPYEGINITGWPITTIVAGKPVVENGVLVGTKGDGQYRKAAARQINKHSNLTRVTS; this is encoded by the coding sequence GTGAGCGACTACGATCTCATCATTCAGAATGGCACGGTGGCGACTGCTGCGGATGTTTTCCAGGCCGATATCGGCATTAAAGACGGCAAGATTGTCCAGATCGGGCAGAGCCTGTCGGGTGCTGCGCGCGCAATCGACGCCTCGGGCAAATATGTCCTTCCAGGCGGCATCGACAGCCATGTCCATATCTCCCAGCCTTCCGGCGAAGGGATCGAGATGGCGGACGACTTCGAGAGCGGAACGCTGTCGGCGGTGTTCGGCGGCAATACGACCATCATGCCGTTCTGCCTTCAGGAAAAGGGCAAGTCGCTGCGAGAGGTGCTAGCGGCCTATCATGCGCTCGCAGAGGGACAGTGTTATACCGACGTCAGTTTTCATCTGATCATATCCGACCCCAGTGACGCTGTGCTGGGCCAGGAGTTGCCGGCCCTTGTGGCCGATGGCTATCCGTCGCTGAAGGTCTTCATGACCTATGAGAACCTGCGCCTCGACGACGCGCAGATCCTAAAGACGCTCGATGTGGCGCGACGGACGGGCGCCACCGTCATGGTCCATTGTGAAAACGAGGACGCAATCAGGTTCCTGATTGAAAAGCACGAGCTGGCAGGCGACGTTGCCCCACGCGCTCATGCCTCTACCCGTCCGGTCGCTGTCGAACGTGAAGCCACGCATCGCGCCCTGACGCTCGCCGAAATCGTAGACGTTCCCATTGTCATTGTGCATGTCTCGAACGGCGAGGCGATGGAAGAGATCGCTCGCGCAAGGACGAGAGGTGTCAAGGTCGTCGGGGAAACCTGCCCGCAATATCTGACGCTCACCGCCAAGGACCTCGACGGCATGGATTGGGAGGGCGCGAAACTTGTCTGCTCTCCGCCGCCGCGGGATGAAGAAGCCCAGAAGGAATGCTGGCGCGGCATCGAGACCGGGGCATTCGAACTCTTTTCATCCGATCATTGTCCATTCCGCTACGACGACCAGCACGGGAAGCTTAATCCCAAAGGCCGCACGAATTTCAGGCACATTCCCAATGGCATTCCAGGTGTCGAAACCCGCCTTCCCATCCTGTTTTCGCAAGGGTTCATGACCGGACGCATCGATCTGCCGCGCTTTGTCGCCCTGACATCAACGAACCATGCAAAGACCTACGGGCTCTATCCACAAAAGGGAACAATTGCAGTGGGGGCAGATGCGGACATCGCGATATGGGATCCAGCCATCGAACGGACGATCCGTCATGCGGACCTGCATGATGGCGCAGACTATTCGCCCTACGAGGGGATCAATATCACCGGGTGGCCGATAACGACAATTGTCGCCGGAAAGCCCGTCGTCGAAAACGGTGTCCTGGTGGGCACCAAGGGCGACGGGCAATATCGGAAGGCTGCGGCGAGACAGATCAACAAGCATTCAAATCTAACAAGAGTGACATCATGA
- a CDS encoding amino acid ABC transporter ATP-binding protein: MIEITGVTKYYGQFAVLKNCSVNVERGEVVVVCGPSGSGKSTLIKCVNGLEQFQEGSIRVHGIEVGDPKTDLPNLRTRVGMVFQNFELFPHLTIIGNIMLAQKIVIGRSETAAHAKAMALLDRVGLTDHAQKYPSQLSGGQQQRVAIARALAMDPLAMLFDEPTSALDPEMISEVLDVMTGLAKDGMTMMVVTHEMGFARRVATRVIFIDQGEIVEDRPSEEFFAGKHNPRTEAFLGKILQH, translated from the coding sequence ATGATTGAGATCACTGGCGTTACCAAATATTACGGTCAGTTCGCTGTCCTTAAGAACTGCTCGGTAAACGTCGAGCGCGGTGAGGTCGTGGTCGTCTGCGGTCCCTCGGGGTCGGGCAAATCGACGTTGATCAAATGCGTCAACGGGCTCGAGCAGTTTCAGGAAGGTTCGATCCGAGTGCATGGTATCGAAGTTGGCGACCCGAAGACCGACCTGCCGAACCTTCGCACACGAGTAGGGATGGTCTTCCAGAACTTCGAATTGTTTCCGCATCTGACGATCATCGGCAATATCATGCTGGCGCAGAAGATTGTCATTGGCCGCAGCGAAACGGCAGCCCACGCGAAGGCCATGGCGCTTCTTGATCGCGTCGGGCTGACGGACCACGCGCAAAAGTATCCAAGCCAACTCTCCGGCGGGCAGCAACAGCGCGTGGCCATCGCTCGGGCGCTCGCGATGGATCCGCTCGCCATGCTCTTCGACGAGCCGACATCCGCACTTGACCCAGAGATGATTTCCGAAGTGCTCGACGTCATGACCGGACTGGCAAAGGACGGCATGACCATGATGGTCGTCACCCATGAGATGGGATTTGCCCGCCGGGTGGCGACTCGCGTGATTTTCATCGATCAGGGCGAGATCGTCGAGGATCGACCGAGCGAGGAGTTTTTCGCGGGAAAACACAATCCGCGGACCGAAGCTTTCCTTGGCAAAATCCTGCAACACTGA
- a CDS encoding DUF3830 family protein — protein sequence MKLKITAGPFIFDAVLETAKAPKTCEAFIKQMPFDGKIVHVRWSGEGVWIPLGDHNFGVGYENHTSHPAPGHIILYPGGISETEILLAYGGVDFSSKMGQLAGNHFITITSNLDKLAEIGRLTLWEGAQSIRFEAVS from the coding sequence ATGAAACTGAAGATTACAGCAGGGCCATTCATCTTCGACGCTGTCCTGGAAACTGCCAAAGCGCCCAAAACCTGTGAAGCATTCATCAAGCAGATGCCATTTGATGGTAAAATCGTGCACGTTCGCTGGTCGGGCGAGGGCGTCTGGATCCCGCTTGGCGACCATAATTTCGGCGTCGGTTATGAGAACCACACAAGCCATCCGGCTCCTGGTCATATCATCCTTTACCCGGGAGGCATTAGCGAAACGGAAATCCTGCTTGCCTACGGAGGCGTCGATTTTTCATCGAAAATGGGGCAACTGGCCGGCAATCACTTCATCACAATCACATCCAATCTCGACAAACTCGCCGAGATAGGACGTCTCACGCTGTGGGAAGGCGCGCAATCCATTCGATTTGAGGCCGTATCCTAA